CTTCCCGCTACCGCCGGTCACCTTCGGCGGCCGCCTGCGCCCCTGGGCGCTGCTGGTGTTCGCGGTCAATTTCGGCACGGAACTGGTGAGCGCGAGCCTGCACGTCGCCCGGATCGCCGTGCAGCCCGGCTACCGGCCGCGCGGGGCGATCATCGCGGTTCAGCTGCGGGTGCCCACCGACCTGAACCTGGCGCTCACCGCCGAGGCGGTCTCGCTGGTGCCCGGCACGCTGATCCTCGAGCTCGACCGGGATTCCGGGACGCTCTACCTGCACGTGCTGGACACCCACGGGCCGGCGGACCTGACCGCCGCCCGGGAGCGCACCCTCGCCGTCGAGCGGCGGATCATCCGCGCGGTGGGCTCCGCCGCCGAGCTGCGCCGCGTCCAGTCCGATCCCGTCGAGAGGGGTATCCGCCCGTGACCACGTTCCTGGCCGTCGTCCTCACCGTCCTGCTGTCGGTGACCGCGCTGCTCGCGCTGGCCCGGCTCTATCGGGGCCCATCGCTGCTGGACCGGGTGATCGCCGCGGATGTGCTGCTCGCCACCATGGTCGGCGCGGTGGGCGCCGAGGCGGCGGTCAACCGGCACGCCACCACGCTGCCCGTGCTGGTGGTGCTCTCCCTGCTCGGCTTCGTCGGCACGGTGTCAATGGTCCGCTTCGCCGTCCGGGAGCAGCCGTGATCGGGACGATCGCGGACTGGCTCGGTGCCGGTTGCCTGGTGGCCGGCGCGCTGCTCGGCCTGGCCGCTGGGATCGGCGCCCTGCGCTTTCCGGACGCGCTGTCCCGGATGCACGCGGCCACCAAGCCGCAGGTGCTCGGGGTGCTCCTGCTGCTGCTCGGCATCGCGCTGCGGCTGCGTAGCCCGGCGGATCTCGGCATGATCCTGCTGGTGGGGGTCTTCCAGTTGGCCACCGTGCCGGTCGCGGCGCAGATGGTCGGCCGCGCGGCGTACCGGTCCGGCCGGCTGGACCGAAGTCTGCTCGACGCGGACGAACTGGCCGGACGCGACCTGGGTGGCGGCCGGGCAGGACCGGCGTGACGATCGGGCGGCCGCGTGAACCGGACGATCAGGCCCCTTCGGCCTACCCCCAGCGGAGTCCCAGACAGCGCCGATAAAATAGCGGCATGATCGACTCGTCTGCCCAGGAGGGCAGCAGTAGCCAGCCGGGTTGTGCCCGGCATCTTCCCGCCCCGACGACCCCGGGAGCCCTGAGCGACCCGTGTTGATCGTCGTTGGCCTTCTTCTGATTATCGTGCTCACCGCCGCCACCGGTTATTTCGTGGCGCAGGAGTTCGGCTATGTCGCCGTGGACCGGGGCAAGCTCCGCCAGCTCGCCGATGACGGCGACCAGGCCGCCGCTCGGGCCCTGGCCGTCACCAGCCGGCTCTCCTTCATGCTCTCCGGAGCGCAGCTCGGCATCACCGTCACCGCGCTGCTGGTCGGGTACGTCGCTGAGCCGTTCCTCGGCGGCGGCCTCGCCGACCTGTTCGGCCTGGCTGGCGTCAGCGAGGCGGTCAGCCTGCCGCTGTCGGTGGCGCTGGCTCTGATCTTCGCCACCGTGGTGCAGATGGTCCTCGGTGAGCTGGCCCCCAAGAACCTGGCCATCGCCCGGGCCGAGCGGCTGGCCCGAGTGCTGAGCCGGTCCACCCTGGTGTACCTCGCCATCGCCGGGCCGGTGATCCGGCTCTTCGACCGGGCGTCGGTGCGGCTGCTCCGCCGGATCGGCATCGAGCCGATCGAGGAGCTGCCCAGCGGTGCCACCCCTGCCGACCTGGAACAGATCATCGCCGAGTCCCGCGAGGAGGGCACGCTGGACGCCGAGATGTCCACGCTGCTCGACCGAGGTCTGGACTTCCGGGAGCTGACCGCTGGCGAGGCCATGGTGCCCCGGGTCGACGTGCACACCGTACGGGCGCACGAGCCGGTGAGCCGGGTGGTGGAGTTGTTGGACACCGGTCACTCCCGGTTCCCCGTGCGCGGCGCGGACGGCGTCGACGACCTGATCGGCATCGTCGGCATCGCCGACGTGCTGGGCGTACCGCCGGGGGAGCGGACCACGACCCCGGTGAGCGCGGTGGCCGGGCCGCCGCTGCTGGTGCCGGAGACGCTGCCGCTGCCCACGGTGCTCGACCGGCTGCGGTCCGGGCACCGACAGATGGCCTGCGTGGTCGACGAGTACGGCGGCTTCGCCGGCGTGATCACGTTGGAGGACATCGCCGAGGAACTGGTCGGCCCGATCCGGGACGAGGACGACCCGCCCGAGCGGGCGCCCGCCCGACAGGACGACGGGTCCTGGGTGGTGCCGGCCCGCTGGCGGATCGACGAGGTCGCCGACAGCACTGGCATCGCGCTGCCCGAGGCCCCGGAGTACGACACCCTCTCCGGGCTGGTCATGCGGGAGCTGGGCCGGGTGCCGGAGGTCGGCGACCGGCTGGAGATCAGGTTGCTGCCCGAGGGTGCCGACGCCGAGGACGGCGAGGCGGAGCCCCGGGCGCTGGTCGAGGTGCTGGCCGTGGACCGGCACGTGGCCGACTCGGTCCGGCTTCAGCTGGCCGAGCCGGGCGAGCGTAGCGAGGTGTCCGCATGAGCCCCGGGATCGCACTGTTCGTCTCGGTGGTCCTGCTGGCGCTGAACGGGTTCTTCGTGGCCGCCGAGTTCGCCCTGATTGCCAGCAAGCGGTACCGCCTGGAGCAGGCGGCGGCGAGCGGCGGCCGGGCGGCCCAGGCCGCGCTGGACGGCGTCCGCGAGCTGTCGCTGATGCTGGCCGGTGCGCAGCTCGGCATCACGCTGTGCACCCTGGGGCTCGGCGCGCTGGCCGAGCCGGCAATCGAGCACCTGCTCAGCCCTCTGCTGCACGCCGTGGGTCTGCCGGACGCGGCCAGCCACGGGATCGCTCTGATCTTCGCACTCGGTGTGGTCACCTTCCTGCACCTGGTGGTGGGGGAGATGGCGCCGAAGTCGTGGGCGATCACCGACCCGGAGCGCTCGGCCATCCTGCTCGCGCTGCCGTTCCGTGCTTTCGCCCGGGTGTCCCGGCCGGTGCTCTCCGCGCTCAACGCCATGGCCAACGCGATCCTGCGGCTGTTCGGGGTCAACCAGCAGGATCAGCTGGCCCAGGTGCACGGCCCGGACGAGCTGCGGATCCTGCTGGAGCAGTCCCGCGAGCACGGGTTGCTCGGTGCCGAGCAGCACCAGCTGCTCACCAGCATGCTGGAGTTGCAGGGCACATCGGTGGCGCAGGTGATGGAGCCGTTCGCCACCATGGTCACCGTTGGTAGGGACGACCCGGCCGAGCGGATCGAGCAGGTCAGCCGGGACAGTGGCCGGTCCCGGCTGGCGGTGCTGGACGAGGCGGGTGACGTCTGCGGCCTGGTGCACGTCCGGGAGGCGGTGCGGGTGGTCACCGCCGGCCGCAGCGCCACCGTCGGGGAGCTGATGACCTCCGCGTTCACCCTGCCCGCGACCTCCTCGGTCACCGAGGCGGTGGCCGCGATGCGGGCCCGGCAGTCCCAGCTCGCGCTCGTGCGCAACGGGGGTGGCCCGGCCCGGCCGATCGGTTTCGTGGCGCTGGAGGACCTGTTGGAGGAGGTCATCGGCGAGTTCGACGACGAGACCGACACGGTGCCGCGCGGCCGCCGCATGAGGTGAAAACGGAGGGGTGGTCCCTCTTCGCGGAAGTTGAGGTGGCCACGCGCGGGGTCCGCGAGAGTTGAGGGGGCCTCGCGGGGGTTGAGGTGGCTGTGAGCGTGGCCTGGTGGAGGGGGCGCGGTGCGGCTGACGGGGGTGTCCCGGGAGTCCGGCTGGACCGGGCTGTCCGTGCAGACCACGCTGGCCAATCCGAGCACCCGACCGGGCCTGCGCCTGCCAGGGCGGGTGACGCTGGCGGCCGGGCCGGGCGACGTACTGGTGCGGCACATCCGGCTCGGCCTGGTCACCACGGTCGAGCCGGATGACCCGGCCGCCGCTCGGCGCCTGATGCAGTTCTGTCAGGTGCTGATCGCCGGCCGGTTCGTCGTGCCGGCCGGTCGTCGGCGAGCGGTCGACTTCGCGATGCCGTTGCCGTGGGAGACCCCGGTGACCATCTTCGGCGGGGTGCCGCTGCTGAACCTGCGGATGGGGCTGCGGACCGAGGTGTCCGTCGACCCGGAGCTGGATCAGGGCGCCATGGTGCCGGTCTTCGTGCACCCGATCCCCACCCAGCAGCACGTGCTGGCGGCGCTGGAGACGCTGGGTTTCGTGATCCGCCAAGCCGGGTTGCAGGAGGGTGGGCTGCCCGGGGTGGAGCACACCCTGCCGCTGCACCAGCGGTGGGGCTACTGGGTGGCGCCGCTCTACGCCGGCCCGATCACCGAGCTGGAGGTGATCTTCGTGACCAACTCGGCGGGTCTGGAGGCGATTCTCTGGATGGACCGCCGGCTGGCGCTGGCCG
The nucleotide sequence above comes from Micromonospora sp. NBC_00389. Encoded proteins:
- a CDS encoding Na+/H+ antiporter subunit E, yielding MTGPRGTTPAVAGPPPRRGRLGRWRDQALALGWLVVVWNLLWGEVNWANLAGGLLVGGAVLLFFPLPPVTFGGRLRPWALLVFAVNFGTELVSASLHVARIAVQPGYRPRGAIIAVQLRVPTDLNLALTAEAVSLVPGTLILELDRDSGTLYLHVLDTHGPADLTAARERTLAVERRIIRAVGSAAELRRVQSDPVERGIRP
- a CDS encoding monovalent cation/H+ antiporter complex subunit F, giving the protein MTTFLAVVLTVLLSVTALLALARLYRGPSLLDRVIAADVLLATMVGAVGAEAAVNRHATTLPVLVVLSLLGFVGTVSMVRFAVREQP
- the mnhG gene encoding monovalent cation/H(+) antiporter subunit G, giving the protein MGTIADWLGAGCLVAGALLGLAAGIGALRFPDALSRMHAATKPQVLGVLLLLLGIALRLRSPADLGMILLVGVFQLATVPVAAQMVGRAAYRSGRLDRSLLDADELAGRDLGGGRAGPA
- a CDS encoding hemolysin family protein — its product is MLIVVGLLLIIVLTAATGYFVAQEFGYVAVDRGKLRQLADDGDQAAARALAVTSRLSFMLSGAQLGITVTALLVGYVAEPFLGGGLADLFGLAGVSEAVSLPLSVALALIFATVVQMVLGELAPKNLAIARAERLARVLSRSTLVYLAIAGPVIRLFDRASVRLLRRIGIEPIEELPSGATPADLEQIIAESREEGTLDAEMSTLLDRGLDFRELTAGEAMVPRVDVHTVRAHEPVSRVVELLDTGHSRFPVRGADGVDDLIGIVGIADVLGVPPGERTTTPVSAVAGPPLLVPETLPLPTVLDRLRSGHRQMACVVDEYGGFAGVITLEDIAEELVGPIRDEDDPPERAPARQDDGSWVVPARWRIDEVADSTGIALPEAPEYDTLSGLVMRELGRVPEVGDRLEIRLLPEGADAEDGEAEPRALVEVLAVDRHVADSVRLQLAEPGERSEVSA
- a CDS encoding hemolysin family protein; translated protein: MSPGIALFVSVVLLALNGFFVAAEFALIASKRYRLEQAAASGGRAAQAALDGVRELSLMLAGAQLGITLCTLGLGALAEPAIEHLLSPLLHAVGLPDAASHGIALIFALGVVTFLHLVVGEMAPKSWAITDPERSAILLALPFRAFARVSRPVLSALNAMANAILRLFGVNQQDQLAQVHGPDELRILLEQSREHGLLGAEQHQLLTSMLELQGTSVAQVMEPFATMVTVGRDDPAERIEQVSRDSGRSRLAVLDEAGDVCGLVHVREAVRVVTAGRSATVGELMTSAFTLPATSSVTEAVAAMRARQSQLALVRNGGGPARPIGFVALEDLLEEVIGEFDDETDTVPRGRRMR
- a CDS encoding sporulation protein; this encodes MRLTGVSRESGWTGLSVQTTLANPSTRPGLRLPGRVTLAAGPGDVLVRHIRLGLVTTVEPDDPAAARRLMQFCQVLIAGRFVVPAGRRRAVDFAMPLPWETPVTIFGGVPLLNLRMGLRTEVSVDPELDQGAMVPVFVHPIPTQQHVLAALETLGFVIRQAGLQEGGLPGVEHTLPLHQRWGYWVAPLYAGPITELEVIFVTNSAGLEAILWMDRRLALAGITHQSISRFRIWHADADRRDWVATVDGWLRQAINRHAAAAAHADWSAQISESAHVSRHPDEPVRPGFGLGGTAGGAGVGGGGSGGDGT